One Salminus brasiliensis chromosome 5, fSalBra1.hap2, whole genome shotgun sequence DNA segment encodes these proteins:
- the ddx61 gene encoding probable ATP-dependent RNA helicase DDX6, protein MATARTELFAPVLGLNKQNGQPRPVGLQSGPVTGLTQPGKVLGDPQKGSSIPQTSSGIKFGDDWKKSLQLPPKDMRMKTSDVTATKGNDFEDYCLKRELLMGIFEMGWEKPSPIQEESIPIALSGRDILARAKNGTGKSGAYLIPLLERIDLKKDHIQAIVMVPTRELALQMSQICITMSKHMGGVKTMATTGGTNLRDDIMRLDETVHVVIATPGRILDLIKKGVAKVDKVQMMVMDEADKLLSQDFVVLIEDIISFLDKNRQILLYSATFPVSVQRFMAKHLRKPYEINLMDELTLKGITQYYAYVTERQKVHCLNTLFSRLQINQSIIFCNSTQRVELLARKISQLGYSCFYIHAKMMQEYRNRVFHDFRNGLCRNLVCTDLFTRGIDIQAVNVVINFDFPKNAETYLHRIGRSGRYGHLGLAINLITSDDRFNLKTIEEQLVTDIKPIPGSIDKSLYVAEFHSTNPDEEEEEDGDAALKAECRA, encoded by the exons ATGGCCACAGCAAGAACCGAGCTATTTGCTCCAGTTTTGGGACTGAACAAACAAAATGGACAGCCCAGGCCAGTGGGCCTACAATCAGGACCAGTCACTGGCTTGACCCAACCAGGAAAAGTGCTTGGTGACCCTCAAAAAGGAAGCAGCATACCACAGACCAGTAGTGGTATCAA ATTTGGAGATGACTGGAAAAAGTCCCTGCAACTACCACCAAAAGACATGAGAATGAAAACCTCG GATGTTACGGCAACTAAGGGGAATGATTTTGAAGACTACTGTCTTAAGCGTGAATTGTTGATGGGCATATTTGAAATGGGTTGGGAGAAGCCCTCACCTATCCAG GAGGAAAGCATTCCCATTGCCCTGTCAGGAAGAGACATTCTAGCACGGGCCAAGAATGGCACAGGGAAGAGCGGAGCCTACCTCATTCCTCTCCTGGAGAGGATAGACCTAAAGAAGGATCACATTCAAG CCATAGTCATGGTGCCGACTCGTGAATTGGCTCTACAGATGAGCCAAATCTGTATCACCATGAGCAAGCACATGGGTGGAGTTAAGACCATGGCTACTACAGGTGGCACCAACCTGAGAGATGATATCATGCGTCTGGATGAGACGG TTCATGTTGTGATAGCCACCCCAGGCAGGATCCTAGACCTTATAAAAAAAGGTGTGGCCAAAGTTGACAAAGTCCAAATGATGGTAATGGATGAG gCAGACAAGTTGCTCTCTCAAGATTTTGTTGTTCTCATTGAAGACATCATTAGCTTTCTGGACAAGAATCGTCAGATTCTGCTCTACTCAGCCACTTTCCCTGTCAGCGTACAAAGGTTTATG GCTAAGCATCTCCGAAAGCCCTATGAGATTAATCTGATGGATGAGTTGACTCTGAAGGGCATTACTCAATACTATGCCTATGTCACAGAGAGGCAGAAAGTGCACTGCCTCAACACCCTCTTCTCCAGG ctccagatcaatcagtcaatcatcTTCTGTAACTCCACACAGAGAGTGGAACTTTTGGCTAGAAAGATTTCACAGCTGGGCTACTCTTGTTTTTACATTCATGCAAAAATGATGCAG GAATACAGAAATCGTGTGTTCCATGACTTCAGAAATGGCCTGTGTAGGAACCTGGTCTGCACAG ATCTTTTCACAAGAGGAATTGACATCCAGGCTGTCAATGTGGTCATCAACTTTGACTTTCCCAAAAATGCAGAGACCTACCTACACCGCATTGGTAGATCAG GGAGGTATGGGCACCTGGGTCTGGCAATCAACCTGATCACTTCAGATGATCGTTTCAATCTGAAGACCATTGAGGAGCAGTTGGTGACTGACATTAAACCTATTCCTGGGTCCATTGATAAGAGCCTGTATGTGGCAGAGTTCCACTCCACCAACcctgatgaggaggaggaggaggatggggaTGCTGCACTCAAAGCAGAGTGCAGAGCATAA
- the rdh12l gene encoding retinol dehydrogenase 12, like isoform X2, with translation MYCLGARIIMACRDMKKADAALKEVIEASGNQNVVTKNLDLADSASIREFAQTINSEEKQVNILINNAGVMVCPYGKTADGFEMQIGVNHMGHFLLTFLLMDLIKRSSPARIINVSSMAHKWGSINIDDINSEKSYDKSRAYSQSKLANVLFTRCLAKKLEGTGVTTYVLHPGVVQTELWRHLNRVQQGAMWLIKPFTKTSVQGAQTTIYCAVAPELETESGKYYSDCAPASCSAAAMDDEMAKRLWDLSCQMLNITWD, from the exons ATGTATTGTCTAG GTGCACGGATCATCATGGCTTGTAGAGATATGAAGAAAGctgatgctgctttaaaagaGGTTATTGAAGCTTCTGGAAATCAGAATGTCGTCACCAAAAACCTTGACCTCGCTGACTCCGCGTCAATCAGAGAATTTGCTCAGACTATTAATAGTG agGAGAAGCAAGTCAACATCCTGATTAACAATGCCGGAGTGATGGTGTGTCCATATGGGAAAACCGCAGACGGGTTTGAGATGCAAATTGGGGTCAACCACATGG GTCACTTCCTGTTGACGTTTCTATTAATGGACCTGATCAAAAGATCATCACCAGCTCGGATCATCAATGTGTCTTCCATGGCCCACAAGTGGGGGAGCATCAATATAGATGATATCAACAGCGAGAAGAGCTACGATAAGTCAAGAGCTTACAGTCAGAGCAAACTGGCCAATGTGCTCTTCACTCGCTGCCTTGCTAAAAAACTAGAGG GTACAGGTGTGACAACGTATGTCCTTCACCCTGGTGTAGTGCAGACAGAACTGTGGAGACACCTTAATAGGGTGCAGCAGGGAGCTATGTGGTTAATAAAGCCATTTACCAAAACATCCGTGCAGGGAGCCCAAACCACCATCTACTGTGCAGTAGCTCCTGAGCTGGAGACCGAGAGTGGCAAATATTACAG TGACTGTGCACCTGCAAGTTGCTCTGCTGCTGCTATGGATGATGAAATGGCAAAGCGTCTCTGGGACCTCAGCTGCCAGATGCTGAATATAACATGGGACTAA
- the rdh12l gene encoding retinol dehydrogenase 12, like isoform X1: protein MQGLRNYFRPWSSAAKLDGKTVLITGANTGIGKDTAIDLAKRGARIIMACRDMKKADAALKEVIEASGNQNVVTKNLDLADSASIREFAQTINSEEKQVNILINNAGVMVCPYGKTADGFEMQIGVNHMGHFLLTFLLMDLIKRSSPARIINVSSMAHKWGSINIDDINSEKSYDKSRAYSQSKLANVLFTRCLAKKLEGTGVTTYVLHPGVVQTELWRHLNRVQQGAMWLIKPFTKTSVQGAQTTIYCAVAPELETESGKYYSDCAPASCSAAAMDDEMAKRLWDLSCQMLNITWD from the exons ATGCAAGGACTGAG GAACTATTTCCGACCGTGGTCGTCTGCTGCAAAACTGGACGGAAAAACTGTTTTAATAACTGGAGCCAATACTGGGATTGGCAAAGACACTGCCATTGATTTGGCAAAGAGAG GTGCACGGATCATCATGGCTTGTAGAGATATGAAGAAAGctgatgctgctttaaaagaGGTTATTGAAGCTTCTGGAAATCAGAATGTCGTCACCAAAAACCTTGACCTCGCTGACTCCGCGTCAATCAGAGAATTTGCTCAGACTATTAATAGTG agGAGAAGCAAGTCAACATCCTGATTAACAATGCCGGAGTGATGGTGTGTCCATATGGGAAAACCGCAGACGGGTTTGAGATGCAAATTGGGGTCAACCACATGG GTCACTTCCTGTTGACGTTTCTATTAATGGACCTGATCAAAAGATCATCACCAGCTCGGATCATCAATGTGTCTTCCATGGCCCACAAGTGGGGGAGCATCAATATAGATGATATCAACAGCGAGAAGAGCTACGATAAGTCAAGAGCTTACAGTCAGAGCAAACTGGCCAATGTGCTCTTCACTCGCTGCCTTGCTAAAAAACTAGAGG GTACAGGTGTGACAACGTATGTCCTTCACCCTGGTGTAGTGCAGACAGAACTGTGGAGACACCTTAATAGGGTGCAGCAGGGAGCTATGTGGTTAATAAAGCCATTTACCAAAACATCCGTGCAGGGAGCCCAAACCACCATCTACTGTGCAGTAGCTCCTGAGCTGGAGACCGAGAGTGGCAAATATTACAG TGACTGTGCACCTGCAAGTTGCTCTGCTGCTGCTATGGATGATGAAATGGCAAAGCGTCTCTGGGACCTCAGCTGCCAGATGCTGAATATAACATGGGACTAA
- the LOC140555850 gene encoding patched domain-containing protein 3-like encodes MSRCRTDCLEKPLSLGFSRLGHFVGRNPWCFLFLPLFLSGGLGAGFFFLHGREANGIEDQFTPVNGPAKQERKFIQDYFPNTGDFSQLRLSTEGTYASLIITGLQQENILTVDAFAEIIKLDDDVKDLSGKMFANICAQSRGKCMSNPVLDVINNTARKIENMPLTYPEHKGIFLGSAMGGVQLNADSKIISAKATRLFYFLRENSTESATWLKAFIHLFSNYKTLKKVSVSCFTSISRDEEFERSSASVVLFFSITYCLAINISIISCLSLDCVRNKVWVASCGVLSAGLAVLSSFGLLHFCGVSFSMTVATSPFLILGIGVDDMFIMISCWQKTKVMDQVEDRLAKTYREAAVSITITTLTDVLAFYVGLMTPFRSVRSFCMYTGTAVLFCYTYNITFFGAFLALNGRREQARRHWLTCKVVLEEKDCPDGNICCVGGAYDTQTGAEKEMPIHSFFKKYYGPFLTNSWTKGFVFCFYAVYLAASIYGCLRIQEGIELKHLAVDNSYVVKYYDNEKMYFSEYGPNVMVVIKDENFQYWQTGARESLNLCLQEFGNLSMTSKNSPVSWLHSYLLFAKNHNLDLNDEENFKRNLSGFLKASGFSPDVNFTNNQILASRMFIQTVNISTAMAEKNMLNAFRETAKKCLSSSEAGYMLVYHHAFIYFDQYDIIVSNTIQNVVVATLAMLVISLLLIPNPLCSLWVTFAIASVIVGVAGFMTFWDVNLDSISMINLVICIGFSVDFSAHISYAFVSSNEPSANKKAVDALYVLGYPMIQAAVSTIAGIVVLSTAESYIFRTFFKIMFLVILFGLAHGIVFLPVFLSLFGDCGKALNSIQHENEPNNMNNPFTYPYSNKDFTHQKESPEIKMNTHELAREDGNSAVRNNYDPDCP; translated from the exons ATGTCTAGATGCAGGACAGACTGCTTAGAAAAGCCATTATCCCTAGGCTTTAGCAGACTTGGGCATTTTGTTGGTAGAAATCcgtggtgttttttgtttttaccgctgttcTTGTCTGGTGGTCTAGGAGcaggattttttttccttcacgGTAGGGAGGCAAATGGCATCGAGGATCAGTTTACACCTGTGAATGGTCCCGCTAAACAAGAGAGGAAGTTTATACAAGATta tttccCAAACACTGGAGATTTCTCCCAGTTACGGCTCTCAACCGAAGGAACATATGCCTCCCTGATAATTACAGGCTTGCAACAGGAGAACATATTAACAGTGGATGCATTTGCAGAAATAATTAAATTAGACGATGACGTTAAAGATCTTTCAGGGAAAATGTTTGCGAACATTTGTGCTCAAAGCAGGGGAAAGTGCATGTCGAATCCAGTGTTAGACGTGATAAACAACACCGCCAGAAAAATTGAAAATATGCCTCTTACATATCCAGAGCATAAAGGCATCTTCTTAGGGTCTGCCATGGGGGGTGTACAGTTAAATGCAGACTCTAAGATTATCAGTGCAAAGGCTACTAGACTTTTCTATTTCTTGAGAGAAAACTCGACTGAGAGTGCTACATGGCTGAAGGCTTTCATACATTTGTTTTCCAACTACAAAACACTTAAAAAG GTGTCTGTGTCTTGTTTCACTTCAATATCAAGAGATGAGGAGTTTGAACGCAGTTCAGCTTCTGTGGTTCTGTTCTTTTCCATCACTTATTGTTTAGCCATTAACATCTCAATTATATCCTGTTTGAG CTTGGATTGTGTGAGGAACAAGGTGTGGGTTGCATCATGTGGGGTACTCTCTGCTGGTTTGGCTGTactgtccagttttggcttGTTACATTTCTGTGGAGTGTCCTTTTCTATGACTGTGGccacatctccatttttgattCTAG GAATCGGAGTTGATGACATGTTCATTATGATCTCCTGCTGGCAGAAAACTAAGGTTATGGATCAAGTTGAAGATCGTCTTGCAAAAACATATAGAGAAGCAGCTGTATCCATCACCATAACCACACTGACTGATGTTCTAGCTTTCTACGTTGGCCTCATGACTCCATTTCGATCAGTGCGGTCTTTCTGTATGTACACGGGTACAGCTGTCCTATTTTGCTACACCTACAACATCACATTTTTTGGTGCCTTTCTAGCTTTGAATGGAAGAAGAGAACAGGCCAGAAGACACTGGCTGACCTGTAAGGTAGTACTGGAAGAAAAGGACTGTCCTGATGGTAATATTTGTTGTGTGGGAGGTGCCTATGATACACAGACTGGTGCTGAGAAAGAAATGCCAATCCATTCATTCTTTAAGAAGTATTATGGGCCATTTTTGACAAATTCCTGGACTAAAGggtttgtgttttgtttctatGCTGTGTACTTGGCTGCAAGCATCTACGGATGCCTCCGAATCCAAGAGGGAATTGAGTTGAAACATTTAGCTGTAGATAATTCATATGTTGTTAAGTACTACGATAATGAGAAAATGTACTTTTCAGAGTATGGCCCCAATGTCATGGTGGTTATCAAAGATGAGAATTTTCAGTATTGGCAGACGGGTGCACGAGAGAGCCTTAATTTATGTCTTCAGGAGTTTGGAAATCTCTCCATGACCTCCAAAAATTCTCCTGTGTCTTGGCTTCATTCTTACTTGCTTTTTGCAAAAAATCACAATTTAGATTTAAATGATGAAGAAAACTTTAAACGAAATCTGTCTGGATTTTTAAAAGCTTCAGGATTCAGTCCGGATGTTAACTTTACTAATAACCAAATTCTTGCCTCTCGAATGTTCATTCAGACTGTGAACATTAGTACAGCAATGGCTGAAAAAAAcatgctgaatgcatttagagAAACTGCTAAAAAATGTTTAAGCTCATCAGAAGCAGGTTATATGCTTGTGTACCACCATGCATTTATCTATTTTGACCAGTACGATATCATAGTTAGCAATACTATCCAAAATGtagttgttgctactctggctaTGTTGGTCATTTCGCTGCTGTTGATTCCAAATCCCCTCTGTTCTCTATGGGTTACCTTTGCTATAGCATCTGTCATTGTGGGTGTGGCTGGTTTTATGACATTCTGGGATGTGAATCTTGATTCAATATCTATGATCAATCTGGTCATTTGCATTGGTTTTTCTGTTGACTTCTCTGCTCACATATCCTATGCGTTTGTCTCAAGTAATGAGCCTTCAGCAAataagaaggctgtagatgctcTCTATGTACTTGGCTATCCAATGATACAAGCAGCAGTGTCCACCATTGCAGGGATAGTGGTGCTGTCAACAGCTGAAAGTTACATCTTCAGGACtttttttaaaatcatgtttttgGTCATTCTTTTTGGGCTAGCTCATGGAATCGTGTTCTTACCTGTTTTTCTATCCTTATTTGGAGATTGTGGTAAGGCGCTTAATTCCATCCAACATGAAAATGAGCCCAATAATATGAACAATCCGTTCACTTATCCTTACTCAAACAAAGATTTTACTCATCAGAAGGAGTCACccgaaataaaaatgaatacacATGAATTAGCAAGGGAAGACGGCAATTCAGCAGTTAGGAATAACTATGATCCTGATTGTCCCTAA